Genomic DNA from Thermogemmatispora onikobensis:
AATTCGAGCGGGGTGCCGTCGAAGACTGGCGAGAAGTCGGCCAGCACAAAGTAGGTGCCTTCGGGTACACGATAGGGGAGGCCCGCGGCATCAAGCGCTTGCAGGAGCAGCTGGCGCTTGTGCTCGTACAGCTCCTTCAGGCCGTGATAGTAGCTATCTGGCAGGCTCAGGGCGTAGGCAATGGCTTCTTGCGTGGGATGGTGCACGGCGAAGGTGATGAATTGATGGGCCCGGGCGACGCCGTCGACGAGGTCTGGATGGCCGTAGACCCAGCCGATCTTCCACCCGGTCGCACTGAAGGCTTTGCCCGAGCTGCTGACCGTCACGGTGCGCTCAAACATGCCAGGCAGGGTGGCAATGGGAATATGACGCGCCTCGTCGAAAACCAGGTGTTCGTAGACCTCGTCGGCGATCACGGTGACATCGTGTTCAATACAGAGTTCGGCGATGCAGGTTAGCTCTTCGCGTGTGAAGACGCGCCCACAGGGATTATGCGGTGTATTGAGGATGAGAGCGCGGGTCTTGCGTGTGAAGGCGGCGCGCAGCTCCGCGAGATCGAAGGTCCACCGAGGCGGATGCAACGGGACATAGACGGGCGTGGCGCCGGCCATGAGGATATTGGGTACATAGGAATCGTAGAATGGCTCGATGACAATGACCTCATCGCCAGGATCAACCAGGCCCAAGACGGCGGCAAAGATCCCTTCGGTGGCGCCCGCCGTCACGATGACGCCGCGCTCAGGGTCGATCTCCAGACCATAGAAGCGCGCCGCATGGGCAGCCACGGCGCGGCGCAGCGAGGCTGTGCCCGGCCCCGGGGCGTACTGGTTGTACTGGCCGGCCTGCAAGGCCGTCACCAGGCGGGCAATGATGTCGGGAGGAGTATCGAAATCGGGTTTCCCCTGCCCTAGATTGAGAGCGTTGTGCTGCTGCGCCAGGACGTTGATCTCCGTAAAAATAGTGGTCCCAAAGCTCGCTACACGCCGAGCAGCAGTAGCCATGCCTGTATGCTCCTCAAAAAGAGTTGATCAGTTGAGACTATTATACCTCTCTGGTATACTCCGAGTATACGCCGCCCTGGGGGAGGGAGGCGCGTGCTCTCGCTCGGAGCCTGACCTGAAGCTGCCTCGTCGGGGCAGTCTGGCGCCGGAGAGCTGGCTCTTCTGTTTGGGTCTTATCATCTCTGTCGGATCTGGCCAGTCTGGTATCTGCCAGGAAGTCAAACGGAGCAAGATGGCTGTGGTGAGAGGATTGTACACCGTTGACTTGTTGAAGGATCAGCGCCTGAGCATCATGGGCCATCCAGCGGGCGGCGCGCTGCTGGAGCAGGCCATCAAGATGCTGCGCAGCGCTGGCGTCGATGTGCTGGTTTCGCTGCTGACGGGCGAGGAAATCGAAGAGATTGGCCTGCAGCACGAGGCGCAGACCTGCCGGGAGCAGGGGGTGCGCTATTTCCATTTCCCGATTGCCGATCTGCAGGGGCCGCCGCTGGATGGCGCCATTCAGGACCTGCTGAGCGAGCTGTATGGCCTGCTGAGCGCCGGTCACCATATCGCCATCCACTGCCGTCTCGGCATCGGGCGCTCGGCTATGATCGCCGCCGCCCTGCTGGTGCGCGCCGGCTACTCGGTGCCGCTGGCCGTGGGCCTGCTGTCGTCGGCCCGTGGCTGCTTTGTGCCGCAGACGGCGACGCAGCTAGAATGGATCGAGGCCCTGGAGCGCTACTATCGCCAGCAGGGCCAGCCTTTCCTCGACGATGCCGGAGCCGAGCTGGATTGAGCTGGGCATGGGCCGCTGCCCACGGAGGGCAGCGGTCTGGCGATCCCAGTCAGGGGCCAGGGCTAGACTTCTCCGTAGACCGGCAGGCCGCCAACGATGGTGGCCTGGATGCCATTGCTGACGAGGCGCTCGGGCGGAATCTGGAAGGGATCTTCTGGCAAGACCACGGCGTCCCCGAACTTGCCGACGCTGAGCGAGCCTTTGTCATCTTCCTCAGCCCCGGCATAGGCCGCCCCAAGGGTGTAGCCATAGAGGGCCGCCCTCAGCGGCAGGACCTGCTCCGGCAGCCAGGAGGGACGCCCACTTTCGGGATCGGTGCGTTTCACGGCGGCGTAGATGATGCGCAGCGGCTCAAATAGCTCGACGGGCGCATCCGAACCAAGGGCGAGCGGGATACCACGCTCGTGCATGGTGCGGTAGATGTAGGCTTGCCGATGGCGCGCCCCCCAGTAGCGTTCGGCGATGTCCCGATCGGCCACGGCATGGTAAGGCTGCACGGAGGCAATCACGCCCAGACGGTGCATCCGCTCCAGGTCGCTGGGGTGAATGAGCTGGACATGCTCCAGACGATAGCGCAGACGCCTGCCCATGCTCCCGCCCTGCCCGGCGAGCTGATGCTGAGCCAGCTCGATGGCGTCAAGCGCCACACGGGCCGCGCGATCGCCAATAGCGTGGATGGCGATGATCAAATCTAGCTCGCTGGCCTCCCTGACCAGGGTCCGCATCTGCTCCTCGGGCGTAGCCAGAATCCCATAGTTTGAGGGGCTACCCTCGTAGCTTTCGAGCATGGCGGCGGTCTGCGAACCAAGGGTACCATCGGCGAAGATCTTGATTCCGCCAATACGCAAGAGGGCATCCTCTTCGTCCGCCTTGAGCAGACCGGCCCGCAGCTCGGGCAAAGGATGGCGCTGAAGGATCATGCGCACGCGCAGGGGTAGCCGTCCCTCTGTGCGCAGGGAGGCCAGAAGCTCATAGACTCCACGATCTTCGATGTCGTGGATGGCTGTAATGCCCGAGCGCAGGAGCGCTGCACAGGTTTCCTCTAGCAGTTGGCATGCCAGCGAGGGAGAAGGCGCAGCAATGAGCCGCGCGACCAGCTCCATCGCCGCCCCTTCTTGCAAGATGCCGGTTGGCTGGCCGCTGCCATCGCGCAGAATCGCACCGCCGGGTGGATCAGGCGTCTCGGCGCTGATACCCGCTCGTTCCAGAGCCAGCGAATTCACCCAGAGTAGATGGCCGTCCTTGCTCCAGAGGGCCACGGGATGCTCGGGCGCCGCTGCATCAAGCACCGCTCTGGTGGGAAAGGCGCGCCCCGGCCAGCGATTGCGATCCCATTGGCTGCCAACGACCCACTCACCGAGGGGCGTGCGGGCCGCGCGCTCGCGCACCAGCTGCGCCACCTCGTCGGCGCTCGTGCAGGCCGCTGCATCGATGTCATGGGACCGGTAAGCAGTGGCCTGCAGATGAATATGAGCATCGATGAAGCCCGGCAGCACGGTCTTGCCGCGCAGGTCGAACAGCTCGGCCTGCGCTCCAGCGGCCCGCCGTACCTCTTCATTGTCTCCAACCGCCACAATACGCCCGCTTTCGCGCTCGACCGCCAGGGCCTGCGCCCGGGGTCGGGCCGCGTCCATCGTATAGAGATTGCCGTTGAGATAGGCGATGCGGCTCATGCTCAGCGCCATCCTTTATAGAGTTGGGTTAGCTCATCAACACGCTCGCGCTCGCCGCGCCGTCCAGGGCGCAGGGGCGAGGTAGCGCGCAGGACCTTGTAGCGACTGTTGCCGCCGACCTCCTGCACGTCCTCAAAGCACTCCTCCAGCACCGGCTCGTACTTCAAGAAGCGATTGGCCACCAGGTAGAAACGCCCACGTCGATGGTGCAGAAGGCGAGCGCTTTCGCGAATAAAGCGCTCGCCGACGGCCTTCGTATTCACCCCCCAGACATGGAACGGGGGATTGGTCGCGATCAGACTGAAGCGCTGCCCAGTCACGGCGCTGGTAGCATCGCTGGCCAGGGCCTGGGCATTGCTCAGACCCTTTTCCTGCAGCCGCTGCTGCGCCAGAGCCACCGCCGCCAGGCTGGCATCAACCAGGGTGACGCTGCCTTTGCGGGCACGCTCGGCAATATGCAGGCCAATATAGCCGGCGCCACAACCCAGGTCGAGCGCCACATCGGTCACGTAGACCTCCAGCGAGTCTAGTAAGAGGCGCGTCCCTTCGTCCAGCTCACCGCCGGCAAAGACCTCGCGCTGCGGCCAGACCGGCGGCTCCGCCGGCAAAGGCGTCTCGGCGGTCTTCTCCGCCGCTACCACGCGCCAGCCCTTGCTGATCTCCACCGTCTCCAGATTGCCAAAGGACTCGCGCATCCGTCGCGCAATCGAGAGGATGCCCCGGTCCTTGGCACCGGTCACATAGAGACGCCCGCCAGGCTTGAGGGCGTAGCGCGCGGCCTCCAGCCCATAGTAGACCCAGGCTTTGGAGGGCTGATAAAGCAGATTCATGACCGCTACATCTATGGTATTCGGCGAAGTTTCTCGCGTATACTCATGGAAAGGAATATGTTGTAACTGGCTGCGGGCAGGGGCAGCGTACGCTTGTTCAAGGGCGCCGACGTTGTCTTCTGCCAGGATGATTCGCCCACGGCTGAGCTGACGCGCGGCCACCTGGACAAAGGGGTCCGCCGCTGAATTCAAGATCAGTAAGCGCTGCTCAGCTTGCAAAGGAACGTTGTCAGCTAAGAGTTGAGGATGGAGCATACGCATGGCCCTCTACGTTGATACTGCTTTCATAGATGATATCACGAATGTGGCCCGCACGGTACCTTTGTCCGGCGCAACCACTAACCCCACATTGCTGCTGGCCGCCCGCGAGCGCGGTCAGCAGCTTTCGCCCCGCCAGGTGCTGGAGGCGCTGCTGGAGGCCCTCAGCGGCCATGTTTTCATGCAGCCCGGCGCCAACGAGGAAGAGGAGATGTATCGCGAGGCCCTCAGCTACATCGAAATGGCCCCCGAGCGCGTTATTCCTAAAATTCCAATGAACCAGGTGGGAATGCGCGTGGCCCGCCGCCTGAGTAGCCAGGGCTATGCGCTGGCCTTTACCGCCGTCACAACCGTGCCCCAGACCTATTGCGCTCTTCAGGTGCGCGCCGACTTCGTCATCCCCTACTACAACCGCCTGGAACGCTCGGGGATCGATGCCGCCACCCGTATCGCTCAGATGGCCTCGCTCTGCCGCGCTCAGGAGCCAGCAACTACGCGCGTGCTGGTGGCAAGCATTAAGACTCCCGAGGAGGCCGCCCGCGCTCTGCTGGCCGGCGCTCACGACCTGACCGCTCCCCCCCAGGTACTGCTCGATTTGATCAGCGATCCCCTCAGCGAGGAGGCCATCCAGCGCTTCAATCGCGACTGGGAGAAGATGAACAAACTGTAATCGTTGACGCTCTACCAGCACGCGCTATCGATGAAAGAATGTTCATAGCCCAGCCCCACACGTTCATGCGATTGTCATCTGAGCGCGCTATTATGTAGGCGTAACGAGCTTCAGAGAACGGTTCCGCGGGCGCGAGGCACACGTGGGGGGGGATAGTAGAGAAACGGGACTCCTGGGGTCAGGTAACGTGGCAGGGTGGCACGTCTCTCTGGGCAGTTCTCCGTCATCTCACTACTACTACTTGCTCGACACGGATCGGCGCAACGTGGTGAGGGTGGTTACTTCGGAAGCCTGAAGGGCGCCTCCCCTTCAGGCTTTTTTTCGTCCCGCCTTCTCCCCTTCTCCTCAGCGCTCCTTCATCTCCTCCCTCTCTCACGAACGACCACGCCCGCTTATACTCCCCTGGCGACCGGCTTCGCTCTCTCACCCGCCACTCAGCCTGCCTCCGGTTCATCCATCTTCCTTCGACGCTGCCCCGCGCTGCCGCCGATCTCGCGATCCTTTACTATCGGCGCCGGCGCCAGCGATTGCGCACCTCTTCCCAACAAGCGCGCAGCTGAGCCATCCGCGCGGTCTCAGGCTCTTGCCGGCCATAGCGCGCCGGCAGATAAGCCCCTGTGAGCATCCCCAGGCGCGGATCAGCCAGAGGAGTCTTGGCTTCCAGACGCTGCCGATACTCCAGGGGCGTCTCGCTGGGCAGGCGCGGATACCCTTGCTGCCGGGCCTCCTCCAGGAGGGCCCGATAGATGGCCCGCATGCTCGCCAGGCTCTTTGTCGCTTCATGTCGTGCTCTTTGCTGCAAGCGCCAGCGCGCACTCGCCGCCTGCCGTCCGCGCAGCAGTACCTCTTGCATCCTCCTCAGCAGGGCCTGCAGCAATGCCCAGATCTGGCCCCAGAAGAGGGCTGTCGACCACAGGCTCTCATGGCGCTCCTCTAGCTCCCCTCGCTCATAGAGGCGCACCCGCCGCTGGCGCAAGCTTCTGCCGACCAGCCGAACGCAGCCAACGGCGATCAGGAGCAAGAAGAGCAGCACCAGGAGGCGGCTGGCCAGCAGCAGGCTCGCTGGCAGGTCCGCGCCTTCTTCTGGTGGTCTCAGGCCCGGCTGGCCTGGTCCTCGCGGCGGATGGATGACCAGCTCGTGACTTTGAAAATGGAGAGCCTGCAGCAGCCAGACCAGCGGCGAGAGTAGCCAGACGATGAGCTGGGCAAGGCCGCGCACAAGCCAATCATACGGGATCGCCAGAAGCGTCAGTTCGCGGTGGAGGACCTCCAAGAGGCTGGCCCCCGCCAGGACGACAACCGCCAGACTGAGGAGTGCGATGAGCAGGCCCAGGCCCAGGAAGAAGAGCAGGATGGCTTGCTCCTGTTCCTGAGCACTGCCCTCCAGGCCGAGAGGATGGAGGCGGCGCTCCGCGATGGCCTGCGCCAGCGCCTGCGCTAAGAGCGCGCCGTAGATAAAGAGCGGGACGAGCAGGAAGAAAACGAGCGTGCCCGCACTGGCCAGAGCGTGATCAGTCTCGCTACCAGGCCCAAGATGGACGAGGATCGCCAGTAAGAGCAGCAGGCCACTGCCGATGAAGGCTCGACGCACCAGCGCAGGCTCCGCCTCCTGACGCGCGCGCCTCGCCCCCCGCCAGATCAGCAGCGTGGCGCAGAGGAAAATGGCCAGACAGCGGTAGGCGGCAGGTCGTAGAGCGAGCAGGTCGCGGCCCAGCGCGAGTAGCCAGGCCGGATGGTAGAGGGGAAAGGCTCCCGCATAGTTGTTGAGCCAGCAGAGACAAAGGGTGCTGGCGATCAGCAAGCCGACAATGAGACCTCGGCCCGGCAGGGGCTCGCCAGGACGGTCGAACTCGTCGAGCGGCGGCGTGCGGCGTACAAGGCGCAGCTCAGCAAGGCGTGTGAGCCAGAGGGTAGCCGCGCCGAGCGGGAAGAGCGCCCAGAGGGGGAACAGTGGGAAGGTGCTCATGAAGAGATGCAGCTCAGCCAGTACCTGGAGCCAGGCGGCCAGAGCGCAGACCTCAAGGGCCAGGCAGAGATAGGCGACCAGACGCTCA
This window encodes:
- a CDS encoding protein-tyrosine phosphatase family protein; amino-acid sequence: MAVVRGLYTVDLLKDQRLSIMGHPAGGALLEQAIKMLRSAGVDVLVSLLTGEEIEEIGLQHEAQTCREQGVRYFHFPIADLQGPPLDGAIQDLLSELYGLLSAGHHIAIHCRLGIGRSAMIAAALLVRAGYSVPLAVGLLSSARGCFVPQTATQLEWIEALERYYRQQGQPFLDDAGAELD
- a CDS encoding methyltransferase encodes the protein MLHPQLLADNVPLQAEQRLLILNSAADPFVQVAARQLSRGRIILAEDNVGALEQAYAAPARSQLQHIPFHEYTRETSPNTIDVAVMNLLYQPSKAWVYYGLEAARYALKPGGRLYVTGAKDRGILSIARRMRESFGNLETVEISKGWRVVAAEKTAETPLPAEPPVWPQREVFAGGELDEGTRLLLDSLEVYVTDVALDLGCGAGYIGLHIAERARKGSVTLVDASLAAVALAQQRLQEKGLSNAQALASDATSAVTGQRFSLIATNPPFHVWGVNTKAVGERFIRESARLLHHRRGRFYLVANRFLKYEPVLEECFEDVQEVGGNSRYKVLRATSPLRPGRRGERERVDELTQLYKGWR
- a CDS encoding DUF4129 domain-containing protein, whose product is MGQNDPLNGERQPPDDLLTRIALAERRRRRRLSQSTAYLPAVRTTGERLVAYLCLALEVCALAAWLQVLAELHLFMSTFPLFPLWALFPLGAATLWLTRLAELRLVRRTPPLDEFDRPGEPLPGRGLIVGLLIASTLCLCWLNNYAGAFPLYHPAWLLALGRDLLALRPAAYRCLAIFLCATLLIWRGARRARQEAEPALVRRAFIGSGLLLLLAILVHLGPGSETDHALASAGTLVFFLLVPLFIYGALLAQALAQAIAERRLHPLGLEGSAQEQEQAILLFFLGLGLLIALLSLAVVVLAGASLLEVLHRELTLLAIPYDWLVRGLAQLIVWLLSPLVWLLQALHFQSHELVIHPPRGPGQPGLRPPEEGADLPASLLLASRLLVLLFLLLIAVGCVRLVGRSLRQRRVRLYERGELEERHESLWSTALFWGQIWALLQALLRRMQEVLLRGRQAASARWRLQQRARHEATKSLASMRAIYRALLEEARQQGYPRLPSETPLEYRQRLEAKTPLADPRLGMLTGAYLPARYGRQEPETARMAQLRACWEEVRNRWRRRR
- a CDS encoding transaldolase family protein: MALYVDTAFIDDITNVARTVPLSGATTNPTLLLAARERGQQLSPRQVLEALLEALSGHVFMQPGANEEEEMYREALSYIEMAPERVIPKIPMNQVGMRVARRLSSQGYALAFTAVTTVPQTYCALQVRADFVIPYYNRLERSGIDAATRIAQMASLCRAQEPATTRVLVASIKTPEEAARALLAGAHDLTAPPQVLLDLISDPLSEEAIQRFNRDWEKMNKL
- a CDS encoding aminotransferase class I/II-fold pyridoxal phosphate-dependent enzyme, which encodes MATAARRVASFGTTIFTEINVLAQQHNALNLGQGKPDFDTPPDIIARLVTALQAGQYNQYAPGPGTASLRRAVAAHAARFYGLEIDPERGVIVTAGATEGIFAAVLGLVDPGDEVIVIEPFYDSYVPNILMAGATPVYVPLHPPRWTFDLAELRAAFTRKTRALILNTPHNPCGRVFTREELTCIAELCIEHDVTVIADEVYEHLVFDEARHIPIATLPGMFERTVTVSSSGKAFSATGWKIGWVYGHPDLVDGVARAHQFITFAVHHPTQEAIAYALSLPDSYYHGLKELYEHKRQLLLQALDAAGLPYRVPEGTYFVLADFSPVFDGTPLEFARYLINEIGVAGIPPETFYCPEHAHIGSNYLRFSFCKNDETLLQAGERLAKLATRRR
- a CDS encoding amidohydrolase, which produces MSRIAYLNGNLYTMDAARPRAQALAVERESGRIVAVGDNEEVRRAAGAQAELFDLRGKTVLPGFIDAHIHLQATAYRSHDIDAAACTSADEVAQLVRERAARTPLGEWVVGSQWDRNRWPGRAFPTRAVLDAAAPEHPVALWSKDGHLLWVNSLALERAGISAETPDPPGGAILRDGSGQPTGILQEGAAMELVARLIAAPSPSLACQLLEETCAALLRSGITAIHDIEDRGVYELLASLRTEGRLPLRVRMILQRHPLPELRAGLLKADEEDALLRIGGIKIFADGTLGSQTAAMLESYEGSPSNYGILATPEEQMRTLVREASELDLIIAIHAIGDRAARVALDAIELAQHQLAGQGGSMGRRLRYRLEHVQLIHPSDLERMHRLGVIASVQPYHAVADRDIAERYWGARHRQAYIYRTMHERGIPLALGSDAPVELFEPLRIIYAAVKRTDPESGRPSWLPEQVLPLRAALYGYTLGAAYAGAEEDDKGSLSVGKFGDAVVLPEDPFQIPPERLVSNGIQATIVGGLPVYGEV